A region of Electrophorus electricus isolate fEleEle1 unplaced genomic scaffold, fEleEle1.pri scaffold_113_arrow_ctg1, whole genome shotgun sequence DNA encodes the following proteins:
- the LOC118240917 gene encoding stonustoxin subunit beta-like — MRIKPGLRKYACDLTLDPNTAHTRLSLSEGNRKVTCVKQQQSYPDHAERFDEWKQVVCRESLTGRCYWEVEWSGWAVISVTYKGIRRKGRSDDCVFGSNIKSWSLSCYSNSYTVWHNNKRTDISAPSSSNRVGVYLDWPAGTLSFYSVSSHTHTLTHLHTLHSTFTEPLYAGFRVYYNSSVCVC; from the exons ATGAGAATCAAACcaggactaagaaaat atgcgtgtgatctcacactggacccaaacacagcacacacacgtctctctctgtctgaggggaacagaaaggtgacgtgTGTGAAGCAGCAGCAGTCGTATCCTGATCATGCAGAGAGATTTGATGAATGGaagcaggttgtgtgtagagagagtctgactggacgctgttactgggaggttgagtggagtgGGTGGGCTGttatatcagtgacatataaaggaatcaggAGGAAAGGACGCAgtgatgactgtgtgtttggatctAATataaagtcctggagtctgagCTGCTATAGTAACAGTTACACTGTCTGGCACAATAATAAGAGAACTGacatctctgccccctccagctccaacagagtaggagtgtatctggactggcccgccggcactctgtccttctacagcgtctcctctcacacacacacactcacacacttacacacactccactccacattcactgagcccctctatgcagggtttagggtttattataactcctcagtgtgtgtgtgt